Proteins encoded together in one Kingella oralis window:
- a CDS encoding UvrD-helicase domain-containing protein gives MHFSSENPSQSLLNNLNPEQLAAVTYPPQSALVLAGAGSGKTRVLTTRVAWLLQNQMASVRSILAVTFTNKAAKEMQTRLSAMLPLNLRAMWLGTFHGLCHRFLRLHYREAGLPQTFQILDSSDQLSLIKRLLKQLNISEESLAPRVLQGFINAQKEAGLRAGSLNAPDPHLQRLILCYAEYEKQCQQEGVADFAELMLRSYEVLNANEVLRTHYQNRFNHILVDEFQDTNKLQYAWLKLIAGEQSAIFAVGDDDQSIYRFRGANVGNMTDLMREFHIAAPIKLERNYRSVGNILAAANAVIQNNSERLGKNLRTEAESGDKIRYFCAYNDYEEAQFITEECRHLQRHGTPLDQIAILYRSNAQSRIIEQQLFQAAIPYRIYGGLRFYERQEIKHALAYLRLAVNPNDDNALLRVINFPPRGIGTRSVENIQAAAAEQGISLWQAACGMGAKASKIAAFVQLIDSFQQQIPHFRLPEILQTILQDSGLYAHYQAQKQASERERTENLDELINAAEYFRPEDSPFETQPENNTDSPEFPILAFLSNASLESGETQAGAGQEAVQLMTVHAAKGLEFDNVFLSGMEEGRFPSEMSLAEHGGLQEERRLMYVAITRARKRLYISMAQQRQLYGITQTSIVSRFIDEIPGELLHHLSPPKPTGSLKTASASASHWAHPQKQPENECNATSHTPRDYHGYTLGENIRHAKFGTGVIIDAIDKGSSARLTINFGANGIKELDTAFAKLEKLA, from the coding sequence ATGCATTTCTCATCCGAAAATCCATCCCAATCCTTGTTAAACAATCTGAACCCCGAGCAGCTCGCCGCCGTAACCTATCCGCCACAATCTGCGCTGGTGTTGGCAGGCGCGGGCAGCGGCAAAACCCGTGTGCTGACAACGCGCGTTGCATGGCTGCTGCAAAACCAAATGGCAAGCGTGCGCAGCATTTTGGCGGTAACGTTTACCAACAAAGCTGCCAAAGAAATGCAAACACGGCTGAGCGCGATGCTGCCGCTGAATTTACGCGCTATGTGGTTAGGCACGTTTCATGGTTTGTGCCACCGCTTTTTGCGTTTGCATTACCGCGAAGCAGGCTTGCCACAAACCTTTCAAATTTTGGACAGCAGCGACCAACTCTCGCTGATTAAACGCCTGCTCAAACAGCTCAATATTTCCGAAGAAAGCCTTGCGCCGCGCGTGCTGCAAGGCTTCATCAACGCGCAAAAAGAAGCGGGCTTGCGCGCAGGCAGCCTGAACGCGCCAGACCCGCATTTGCAACGGCTCATTCTGTGCTACGCCGAATACGAAAAACAATGCCAGCAAGAAGGCGTGGCGGATTTTGCCGAGCTGATGCTGCGCAGCTACGAAGTGCTCAACGCCAACGAAGTGCTGCGCACGCACTACCAAAACCGCTTCAACCACATTTTGGTGGACGAATTTCAAGACACCAACAAGCTGCAATACGCATGGCTCAAACTCATCGCGGGCGAGCAAAGCGCGATTTTTGCTGTGGGCGACGACGACCAATCCATCTACCGCTTTCGCGGCGCAAATGTGGGCAACATGACCGACCTGATGCGCGAATTTCACATCGCCGCCCCCATCAAGCTAGAACGCAACTATCGCTCCGTGGGCAACATTCTTGCCGCCGCCAACGCCGTTATCCAAAACAACAGCGAACGGCTGGGCAAAAACCTGCGCACCGAAGCCGAAAGTGGCGACAAAATCCGCTATTTCTGCGCCTATAACGACTACGAAGAAGCCCAATTCATCACCGAAGAATGCCGCCACCTGCAACGCCACGGCACGCCGCTAGACCAAATCGCCATCCTATACCGCAGCAACGCCCAATCGCGCATCATTGAGCAACAGCTTTTTCAGGCTGCCATACCTTATAGAATATACGGCGGCTTGCGCTTCTACGAACGCCAAGAAATCAAACACGCCCTTGCTTACTTGCGCCTCGCCGTGAACCCCAATGACGACAACGCCCTGCTGCGCGTGATTAACTTTCCGCCGCGCGGCATCGGCACGCGCAGCGTGGAGAACATTCAGGCTGCCGCAGCCGAACAAGGCATCAGCCTCTGGCAAGCCGCCTGTGGCATGGGCGCCAAAGCCAGCAAAATCGCCGCTTTCGTGCAACTGATAGACAGCTTCCAACAGCAAATCCCCCATTTCAGGCTGCCTGAAATCCTGCAAACCATCCTACAAGACAGCGGCTTATACGCGCATTACCAAGCGCAAAAACAAGCCAGCGAACGCGAGCGCACCGAAAACCTAGACGAACTCATCAACGCCGCCGAATACTTCCGCCCCGAAGACAGCCCCTTTGAAACGCAGCCTGAAAACAACACCGACAGCCCAGAATTCCCCATACTCGCCTTTTTAAGCAACGCCAGCCTAGAAAGCGGCGAAACCCAAGCCGGCGCAGGGCAAGAAGCCGTGCAACTGATGACCGTTCACGCCGCCAAAGGGTTGGAATTTGACAACGTATTCCTAAGCGGCATGGAAGAAGGGCGCTTTCCCAGCGAAATGAGCCTAGCCGAACACGGCGGCTTGCAAGAAGAGCGCAGACTGATGTATGTCGCCATCACCCGCGCCCGAAAACGCCTATATATAAGCATGGCACAACAACGCCAGCTATACGGCATCACCCAAACCAGCATCGTCTCCCGCTTTATCGACGAAATCCCCGGCGAACTGCTGCACCACCTATCCCCGCCCAAACCAACAGGCAGCCTGAAAACCGCAAGTGCAAGCGCAAGCCATTGGGCGCACCCCCAAAAGCAGCCTGAAAACGAGTGTAACGCAACCAGCCACACCCCGCGCGATTACCACGGCTACACCCTCGGCGAAAATATCCGCCACGCCAAATTTGGCACAGGCGTGATCATCGATGCCATAGACAAAGGCAGCAGCGCACGGCTCACCATCAACTTCGGCGCAAACGGGATCAAAGAGCTGGATACCGCCTTTGCCAAGCTGGAAAAGCTGGCATAG
- a CDS encoding bacterioferritin-associated ferredoxin, with product MYVCICNAITDHKIKEAVAAGASSLTDLKDQLGVASCCGCCADLASSFLTASSIVGNKTTVSGIRVEQ from the coding sequence ATGTACGTTTGCATCTGTAACGCGATTACCGACCACAAAATCAAAGAAGCCGTTGCCGCAGGCGCATCTTCTTTAACCGATTTGAAAGACCAATTAGGCGTGGCATCTTGCTGCGGTTGCTGCGCGGATTTAGCCAGCTCGTTCTTAACCGCGAGCAGCATCGTTGGTAATAAAACAACAGTTTCGGGCATCAGGGTTGAACAATAA
- a CDS encoding pilin produces MKTMQKGFTLIELMIVIAILGILAAIALPMYQDYISKSQMTRVAGELAARKTIVDAAFFEGRTVVRGATTDVATVDTLNLLNGKEDAGTPTSNLMSAVTAAPLGGPDFVMEATLGDKANTAIKGVKVKYTRTKDGVWTCTIDKSGAGAWKDKFTPGGCTLTAAPAP; encoded by the coding sequence ATGAAAACTATGCAAAAAGGTTTCACTCTGATTGAGTTGATGATCGTAATCGCAATTTTGGGTATTTTGGCTGCTATCGCATTGCCTATGTACCAAGACTACATCTCTAAATCTCAAATGACTCGTGTAGCTGGTGAATTGGCTGCTCGTAAAACCATCGTTGATGCTGCTTTCTTTGAAGGTCGTACCGTAGTTCGTGGTGCCACTACTGATGTTGCTACGGTAGACACTTTGAATTTGTTGAATGGTAAGGAAGATGCTGGTACTCCTACTTCTAATCTGATGTCAGCTGTTACTGCTGCTCCTTTGGGTGGTCCTGACTTTGTCATGGAAGCTACTTTGGGTGATAAAGCCAACACCGCTATCAAAGGTGTTAAAGTGAAGTATACACGTACCAAAGATGGTGTTTGGACCTGCACAATTGATAAATCTGGTGCTGGTGCATGGAAAGATAAATTCACTCCTGGTGGTTGTACTTTAACTGCTGCTCCAGCTCCTTAA
- a CDS encoding type IV pilin protein, protein MKKIYKGKLVGFTLIELMVSVAIIGVLAAFAFPIYHDYIIQSQMARIHSEMSAVQRQIDAIIVSGGVPTIVKAEDGTPDAAGTRREYFGIETWESTSDLIEIAQPQYDSAHNFNNLHLVVGDSALSSIHGLVIDLGRNADGIWSCAISKTGTLSGWKAKYNLPNCKVVN, encoded by the coding sequence ATGAAAAAAATATATAAAGGAAAGTTGGTAGGATTCACCTTGATTGAGCTGATGGTTTCGGTTGCTATAATTGGCGTATTGGCTGCTTTCGCGTTTCCTATCTATCATGATTATATTATTCAATCGCAAATGGCGCGTATTCATAGCGAAATGTCGGCAGTACAACGCCAAATTGATGCCATTATAGTGAGTGGTGGTGTGCCAACCATTGTTAAAGCGGAAGATGGCACGCCCGATGCAGCAGGCACGCGGCGCGAATACTTTGGCATTGAAACATGGGAAAGCACGTCTGATTTAATTGAAATCGCGCAGCCACAATATGATAGCGCACATAATTTTAATAATCTGCATTTGGTGGTGGGCGATTCGGCCTTGTCATCCATACATGGTTTGGTGATTGATTTAGGTAGAAATGCAGACGGTATCTGGAGTTGTGCTATTTCCAAAACGGGCACGCTTTCGGGTTGGAAAGCAAAATATAATCTGCCAAATTGCAAAGTGGTTAATTAA